One Vitis riparia cultivar Riparia Gloire de Montpellier isolate 1030 chromosome 4, EGFV_Vit.rip_1.0, whole genome shotgun sequence genomic window carries:
- the LOC117913034 gene encoding 17.3 kDa class II heat shock protein-like has product MDLRVMGFDSPLFSTLQHMLDAGDDSDNSLNAPTRTYVRDAKAMAATPADVKEYPNSYTFIVDMPGLRSGDIKVQVEDGNVLVISGERKREEEKEGAKYVRMERRVGKFMRKFVLPENANTDKISAVCQDGVLTVTVEKLPPPEPKKPKTIEVKIA; this is encoded by the coding sequence ATGGATTTGAGGGTCATGGGTTTTGATTCTCCACTCTTCTCAACCCTCCAACACATGCTCGACGCCGGCGACGATTCCGACAATTCTCTCAACGCTCCCACCCGCACCTACGTCCGGGACGCCAAGGCCATGGCGGCGACGCCGGCTGACGTCAAGGAGTACCCGAATTCCTACACCTTCATCGTGGACATGCCGGGGCTGAGGTCCGGCGACATCAAGGTTCAGGTGGAGGACGGCAATGTGCTGGTGATCAGCGGAGAGAGGAAGCGGGAGGAGGAGAAGGAAGGTGCCAAGTACGTAAGAATGGAGAGGAGAGTGGGGAAGTTTATGAGGAAGTTCGTGTTGCCGGAGAATGCTAATACTGATAAAATCTCTGCTGTATGTCAAGATGGGGTGTTGACCGTCACCGTTGAGAAGCTGCCACCGCCGGAACCCAAGAAGCCCAAGACCATTGAGGTCAAAATTGCTTGA
- the LOC117913073 gene encoding 17.3 kDa class II heat shock protein-like: MDLRMIGFDSPLFSALQHMLDGADDSEKSVSAPTSTYVRDAKAMAATPADVKECPNSYTFIVDMPGLKSCDIKVQVEDDNVLVISGERKREEEKEGVKYVRMERRVGKFMRKFALRENANTDKISAVCQDGVLTVTVEKLPPPEPKKPKIIEVKIA; the protein is encoded by the coding sequence ATGGATTTGAGGATGATAGGCTTTGATTCTCCACTCTTCTCTGCCCTCCAACACATGCTCGACGGCGCCGATGACTCCGAAAAGTCCGTCAGCGCCCCCACTAGCACCTACGTCCGCGACGCCAAGGCCATGGCGGCGACGCCGGCTGACGTCAAGGAGTGCCCGAATTCCTACACTTTCATCGTCGACATGCCGGGGCTGAAGTCCTGCGACATCAAGGTTCAGGTGGAGGACGACAATGTGCTGGTGATCAGCGGAGAGAGGAAGCGTGAGGAAGAGAAGGAAGGCGTCAAGTACGTGAGAATGGAGAGGAGGGTAGGCAAATTTATGAGGAAGTTTGCGTTGCGGGAGAATGCGAATACTGATAAGATCTCCGCGGTTTGTCAAGATGGAGTACTGACCGTCACCGTTGAGAAGCTACCACCGCCAGAGCCCAAGAAGCCCAAGATCATAGAGGTCAAGATCGCTTAA